AGCCATACCACCATTGATATCAAAATTGACCAATCTACAAGTTTTAATATTTAGTAAAAATggtaattattttctttagaaaacTAGCTTAATGGCTATTAGATGAAGAAATGTCTAAATTGTGAGAAATATATTATCTAAGAGAACGAActtaacattttaaaattagttttagatGGAGTTCATCAAAATTTAGATAAACTTAGCAAATTGACTATGTTGGATTTAAGTATGAATGATTTAGGTAAAGTTCCAGAAGCCATTATGAGCCTTATTAATTTACAACAACTTTGCCTGAATGATACAGGTATTGATTTTGTTCCTGCAAATATCGGAAGACTTTCTAATTTAAGGATATTAGAATTACGAGATAATAATTTGTCTGAGCTACCTAAATCTATTAGGCGCTTAACTAATTTACAACGACTTGATGttagtgataataatttaacaaatttggtGAGTGTTTATATTTGGTAGCTGGATCTATTTAATTGTCACAAATCACTATTTGCTaataatataaatcagtttaaTAGCTATTCATTGGTAtacttattaaaataattttaaaaaacagttATAAACCCATTGATACTTATATAATCATTTGTACAAtttgaaagaaagaaggaatttCGTTTTTATAATAGGAACCAGACAGATAGttcctaaaattaaaaacatattgtttaattattatgttGCAGATTTGTTAAATGCTTATTGAGTAAATCattgttgagaaaatattttaacaagtACTGGTGGTCAGAAATTCTTTGTTGAGAATTcacatgttttatttttttttttaaactaaacttAAATAAATCTTAAATTGGCTGTATGTACATTAGTAGAGTTACTTAACCAATTAATAATCATTGTGTCATTGTACAcaatcttttcaaattttttagcTAGTTCTATTTATTAAACATTGCACAAGAAAATATGTAACTATTATTAGGTGTTTACCAAATcttaattatttctttacaataattaaACCTTCCTGCCACCCCAATAATACTGTAACCACTACATACCTCTCTAGATCCATGATTTTGTTTcctttatgataaaataaacaataacacTATACATATCACAATAAaatcgtataaaatttttttaattgtttctaaGAGttcaaaaaagttattaaaacaaattaaatcacATAAACGTTTTATGCAGCTAAAATAAGCACAAAATTGCAATTgaaagaaaaccaaattttagaaacaaaGTCAGTTGAGAAAATTAGGTTATATTTCAATTTCGCCGCCATCGTTGGCGTTCGAAATGTTCCAGTAAAATCGGTATCACCTGGGTTAGAGTTCTATCTGATTGGCCCGGAATATGTGCCATTTATCGTATGCTAGTATTAGGGACCTCACGCCTTAGCTCATCTAATCTAGTGTTATGTGTAGGCTTTGTTTCTTTTTTCCAGAGGTCAATAAGCAACAGTATTGTTATTAGAACCTAGccttaatgaaaattttatttgaattgttataATAATCTTCAAGATATAGCAAGGATAAGTTCTGTCAAATAACACTAAAATATCCAGAACTTGaccttatttaattttttctcataatatgACATGATGGGTTCTTAGTTCATTCTTACTTATGAATCTGTATCATATAAAAATGTCATCATGTTTTCTCTTTTGGATAAGGATTAGACctaaattcaaaacaaaattttaggtGGTAGCAGAAACTCTATTCATAGTTGCaagaaatatttccaaagtaTTTAGTTCATTAATGTCTCATTCAAATTTtagatttgtatattttgaaaatttttgaagttacCACTTTATTGACCTTTTTTCTCTATTGCTATCTAAAGTTACTTatgtcaataataaatttttggtattagTAACAAATGAACAGGTACATAATGTCCTGttaatgtaaatataatttttcagacAGAAGTATGTGAGTCACATGGAAATTTGACTGAATTATGGATAAATGGCAACAATATATCTGAACTTTCAGTATCCATAACTCACCTTAAGAAGATAAATGACTTTGATGCCTCATATAATAATCTAGAATCGGTTCCAAAAGAAATTGGGCATTggacaaaaataacaaatttaattttaagctTTAATAATTTAGTTTCATTGCCAAAGGCTGTTGGAAACCTCAGAAATCTTCAAGTTTTGAAACTTGAATCAAACTTTTTAGAGGAACTGCCTAGCACAATTTGTAAATTAGTTAATTTGGAAGAACTCAATCTGCAGAATAATTCTTTAATAAAAGTACCTAGTGGGATTGGGCATTTAAGGAAACTAGCAACATTGATTTTGTCTGATAATAAGTTACAACAGTTGCCTTTAGGTAAGTGATTATAGCGTTATcccaaaaaacattaatattttatctatttatatttggATTCTATTAAAATGTTTAAGATTTTTGTTCAGAAAAtccaatatttatatttagatttgaaatgttgttttatcatcatgtgaagtttttttttttaatttctaattatttttatttaataaatcatattatGCAGTAAAGCATTTGTAATATAAATGAATCATTACAACTGTGTTTATGTTTCCAGACAGTATTATTTGTCCACATTTCAACttctttgtttaattattacattgataatatttagacatattttgtatatacaactatacatttattcaatattatgtGACATGAAAATTCAATCTATGATTATATATTCTAAGTTTTGttccaataaaaatataccAATATCTTGATatatatgagaatatttttaattttcagcaTGTTACCTttagtattaatttattttttagaaattggtAGTTGCTGTGAACTTTCAATATTAAATGTTCATAATAACCATTTGGAAAAACTTCCAGATGAAGTTGGTCatcttcaaaatttaactaCTCTTGGATTAATTGGGAATAGACTCTCATACTTACCTATAACAATTTCAAAACTCCAAAATCTTAAAGCACTATGGTTAACACCAAATCAAACACAGCCATTAATTCATCTTCAAAATGAACAACTGCCAGATGGTCAGGTAGTCCTGACTTCAGTTGTTTTTCCGCAAACGCCTCTCAGAGAACCTCCACCTACACAACTACCTATGGGTAACCAAAACTGCCACATTACATTCAATACAGAAAGGAATGATTCTGAGGTTACAGATGCACAGATATCCTTGAGTAGGACTCCTACACCGCACCACAAGGAATTAAAAAGATTACGAGAAGTGTTGAGAAATTCTCATATTCCAGGAAAAAGGGTAACTTGGAGCATATTATTCAATTAACTAAATAACTAAGAAAAGTCTGTGATTTCACTGAAATCTCTTAAcaatgtaccgggtgtcccaataagaatggctcccggccatatctcgggaaccgtttatagtacagctttggcaaaaaaaattatttacagagctgtaggtccaccgccagagggcgtaattgaataccaaaaattttaaaatgattaatttacaaattttgcctaattaagatgcatttaaactgtGATTATCATATTCTTCAAAAAACTCagcatatatttgattttacaagttttagtctctctcttcaaataagaggtgggggaagcggggaactttattatgaaaaaacgcctgtaagtccagttctactcaACCTATCTATctaaacttagtctttttgaagagagctcctttctaccaatgtaagtgttataattttcaaacaacctaatgagtaacgtatacgctagagagcgctatttatttatttttttaaatctacctatccttgaaaaatgttgaatggaaacatccagttttaattaaggaatataaaagtagaccaaattagcaacagaatagcgaaaaccgcatttcgatatcctaagaaatgtgtaaattttaaacattttttgactcctcaaaattgtctttccttgttctattaataatagttccaattattatgtcaatattacttatgctgtcaccgggaaactgcgttatggaagttaaaatggaaatataacttaAGGTACCTCGCTAGTGACGacctaaatgttcaaattgtcgcCCATCATTTTCGATACAAGCGTTTATTCTTTGAAGAGTAGATTGAACAGCAGTATCAATTTCTGCTCCAAAAGTTTGCATAGATaagttaagtagaactggacttacaggcgttttttcataataaagttcccgcttccccccCCCTTTTATTCGAACAGATAgattaaaacttgtaaaatcaaatatacgctgaatttcttgaagaatacgataatcatagtttaaatgcatcttaattaggcaaaatttgtaaattattcattttataatttttgatatttaattacgccctctagcggtggacctacaactctgtagaTGATTTGTAGGTTTTTCTctaggtcacttttgttataatttttttcccgaagctgtactataaacggttcccgagatatggccgacagccattcttattgggataCCCGGTACATACTTGCATCAAAAAATACCacaatacatatatatatatatatatatatatatatatatatatatatgcagtGTGTATCAAAATTAAGCCACTGTGATTATGTATCAAatgaaacatatatatatatatatatatatatatatatatatatatatatatatatatatatatatatatcttctaataataaatcaactttttttagcCGTTAAATATTTCCGAAATAAAAGAAGCAAAAGTAACAAATATATCAGGAGATCTAGCTGTATCTGAAAATAGTTTAAATGGTCGCGACTCTACAGAAATTCCTGAAAATCTATCTGACATTACTAGAGAGATAAACAAAACCCCTCCAAAACAACCTCCACCGTATCATATAGCCGCTGTTTACTCTAAAAACGCACATTTATTtactcaaaatcaaactgtaAGTCCTCCAAGTCCAATGGACCAACCAAAACAATTTAGCCAAAAACAGCCTCCTAATATTCATATGCCGACTCCCAAACTACCAAGCAATAGGAGTCACATTCCTGTTTTGCAAATCGCTGATGCAAATAATGGTTATAAAGATGTTAATATGATGTGTGAAGATGATTTGAATCAGAGTAAACAACTTGTTAAATGGCCATTTGGAAAGCATAAAGTTTGTCAGGTTTTAGAGGTTGAGATTCCTCAATCATTTACCCCGAAAAATATTCGTATTGTTGGACAAAGTAATGTAAGTATTGTGTCAAACtaacaaagttttttcatatttttccataaatagcatgataaataattgaaagCAATTGGGAATGCAAAATTGGgccaacattttttttgttacactTTTCATGTTTTCCACCCCAAGCAGATGAGCTTTGaaccaaatatttaatttatagatggcagttttctctttttatttcaaaataattaccAAACTATTAGATAAAACGAAAATTAACACTGACAACTGCACATTGGCGAAATTAcagatattgaataaattatctaCTGAAGGTGTAGAGCAAGTCAAGtaacataattattttgaaatgttgaaCTGATCAAAcatcacatttttcaattaacagaatAATGGCGAAAAAATctagtatttaaaaaattagggAAATGTGTGTTTTTATATGAGGTTGTGAAAATTCGTAGAGTATTTCAACCTTGAGCTTTTTCTGGTTTGATAGATGGATTAGCAAGTGAAAATAATCTCAAGTGTCCGCTACACAAGACTTTTAGtcccttttttattttaggtcCCTAAATGTACCTTTTTCTGCATTTTAGTCCTTAagtcctttttttaaattttacatcaaagattgtatgatttttttatatataatttaccACATTGTCGCATACTTTTAATTTGATGATCGTGTTCagaaacactttttttcgtttgtttatgACTGCCagataaaattaaacataagTTGTATGATTGGAAGTGAAAATTATCACATTCATCtactttttttctgaaaaaattctCAGT
This portion of the Diorhabda sublineata isolate icDioSubl1.1 chromosome X, icDioSubl1.1, whole genome shotgun sequence genome encodes:
- the LOC130451380 gene encoding leucine-rich repeat-containing protein 1; protein product: MGWMTCCQCKSNDEKIIELDFSRCGISEVPNEVYANSPTLEVLHLEGNKLKDLSPQLFQCIDLRYLNVSDNEIRAIPPLISKLTNLQVLIFSKNVLDGVHQNLDKLSKLTMLDLSMNDLGKVPEAIMSLINLQQLCLNDTGIDFVPANIGRLSNLRILELRDNNLSELPKSIRRLTNLQRLDVSDNNLTNLTEVCESHGNLTELWINGNNISELSVSITHLKKINDFDASYNNLESVPKEIGHWTKITNLILSFNNLVSLPKAVGNLRNLQVLKLESNFLEELPSTICKLVNLEELNLQNNSLIKVPSGIGHLRKLATLILSDNKLQQLPLEIGSCCELSILNVHNNHLEKLPDEVGHLQNLTTLGLIGNRLSYLPITISKLQNLKALWLTPNQTQPLIHLQNEQLPDGQVVLTSVVFPQTPLREPPPTQLPMGNQNCHITFNTERNDSEVTDAQISLSRTPTPHHKELKRLREVLRNSHIPGKRPLNISEIKEAKVTNISGDLAVSENSLNGRDSTEIPENLSDITREINKTPPKQPPPYHIAAVYSKNAHLFTQNQTVSPPSPMDQPKQFSQKQPPNIHMPTPKLPSNRSHIPVLQIADANNGYKDVNMMCEDDLNQSKQLVKWPFGKHKVCQVLEVEIPQSFTPKNIRIVGQSNGLFIDYVDPQSEVFQKICIGDKILAIDEIDYTIMEPVIAYQDACQRMSNLKTVTVSRNPPL